In Arthrobacter sp. CJ23, the genomic window GATCGCCAGATAGTCGTCCCGTGCCGCATCGCTTTCCAGGATCTGGTCAAAGGTGGGGACGTGCACGGCGGGAAGGAAGCCGCCGGTGTTGATCTCGATGCCGGTGAGGCCCAGATCGGCGATGACCTTCAGTGCTTCGGGAAGCGGGCGGTCGTGCAGGACCGCGTTGTAGACTCCGAGCTTCACAGCGCGATCTTCTTTCCGTTGTTGAGGGCGGATTCGGTGACGGCGCCGAGCAGTTCCATGTTGCGCACGCCCTCGTCGAAGGTGGCGCAGCGGGGGAGCGAGTCCGCCTCGCTGAGGCCTGCGACCTCTTCGAGGAAAGCGCGAGCCTGGTAGCCGAAGGCGTCGTTCTGGCCGAAGCCGACCTCCGGGGCGTCCATGGCCAAGCCGCCGGCGATGTAGGGGTGGCCGGGGCCGAGGATGACCTGGCGGTAGCCATTCTCGTTGCCGGAGCCATCGTTGAGGAACAGCTGGATTTCGGACGGGCGGCGCTGGTCGAACTTGGCGGCGCCGTTCTCGCAGAAGACCTCGAACTGGAGGCTGTTGGCGTGACCGGCCGCAACGCGGGAGACTTCGAAGCTGCCGGCGCCGTTGGCGAACTCTGCGTTGAATGCCGCGTAGTCGTCGTTCTCTACGGCCTCGAACGTGTCACTGACTGCAACGTGGTCGTGGCCCATGACGGCCGCGAGCGGCAGGGGGCGCTTGTCGATCGCGGTGGTCAGCCGGCCGCCGCTGATCGACTTGATGTCGCCGCACAGGAACTCGGAGACATACGTCAGGTGGCTTCCGACGTCGGCCAGAGCACCGGAGCCTGCGCCACCTTTGTAGCGCCAGCTCATGGGAGCGGAGGGGCTGAAACCGTAGTCGGTCCAGTAGCGGCCGCTGAAGTGCAGGACATTGCCCAGCACGCCATTGCGGATCAGGTCCCGGATGTAGGCGATGCCGGGGGTGCGGCGGAACGTGAAGCCGATGCGGGCGATCGTTCCACGGGCCTCAGCCACGCGGGCTGCTTCGGCCA contains:
- a CDS encoding Gfo/Idh/MocA family protein, with product MAESLGVAVIGAGMAGKAHAAAYRTASALYSPVLPPVRLVSIGDVNAEFGSLAARRFGYERNDTSWQAIAEADDIDVVSVVIANSLHREVVEGLLAAGKHVLCEKPLSDTLDDARAMAEAARVAEARGTIARIGFTFRRTPGIAYIRDLIRNGVLGNVLHFSGRYWTDYGFSPSAPMSWRYKGGAGSGALADVGSHLTYVSEFLCGDIKSISGGRLTTAIDKRPLPLAAVMGHDHVAVSDTFEAVENDDYAAFNAEFANGAGSFEVSRVAAGHANSLQFEVFCENGAAKFDQRRPSEIQLFLNDGSGNENGYRQVILGPGHPYIAGGLAMDAPEVGFGQNDAFGYQARAFLEEVAGLSEADSLPRCATFDEGVRNMELLGAVTESALNNGKKIAL